The Tenrec ecaudatus isolate mTenEca1 chromosome 2 unlocalized genomic scaffold, mTenEca1.hap1 SUPER_2_unloc_1, whole genome shotgun sequence genome includes a region encoding these proteins:
- the LOC142435826 gene encoding thyroid transcription factor 1-associated protein 26-like, with translation MAPVKLRAESRGLRGEALSPVEVTKRDLKQRRWRSNHPKAFSGSVREGQGFALRRKLKIQQSYKKLLWKERKFQTSRESQFTDQYPDHLKHLYLAEEERLKKQIRKVRQPLPEGQVAPPLPEDHASLDQAVSEEQCSLDHPLPEEHCSTAVNSFATLKTKRKKTSNQKAQEENSQIQAKRAAKKQEFERRKQEREEAQRLYKKKKMEVFKILSKKTKRGQPNLNLQMEYLLQKIQAGN, from the coding sequence ATGGCGCCGGTGAAGCTGCGCGCCGAGAGTCGGGGTTTGCGTGGCGAAGCGCTTTCTCCAGTGGAAGTCACGAAGAGGGACTTGAAACAGAGAAGGTGGCGATCGAATCATCCGAAGGCTTTTTCGGGGAGCGTCCGCGAGGGGCAAGGCTTTGCACTTCGAAGAAAGCTAAAGATTCAGCAAAGTTACAAGAAATTGCTTTGGAAGGAAAGAAAGTTTCAAACCTCACGGGAATCCCAGTTCACAGATCAATACCCAGACCACCTGAAACATCTCTATTTAGCTGAAGAAGAAAGGCTCAAGAAACAAATCAGAAAAGTTCGCCAGCCTTTGCCAGAAGGACAAGTTGCACCACCTTTGCCAGAAGATCACGCCAGCCTTGACCAGGCTGTGTCTGAGGAACAGTGCAGTCTGGACCATCCTCTGCCAGAAGAACATTGTAGCACCGCAGTAAACTCCTTTGCTACCctaaagacaaagaggaagaaaacatcCAATCAGAAAGCACAGGAAGAAAATTCACAGATCCAAGCCAAACGTGCTGCTAAGAAACAGGAATTTGAGCGGAGGAAACAGGAGCGAGAAGAAGCTCAAAGActctacaaaaagaagaaaatggaagtgTTCAAAATATTAAGCAAAAAGACTAAAAGGGGCCAACCAAATTTGAATTTACAAATGGAATATCTTCTTCAAAAAATACAAGCAGGGAATTAA